In one Notolabrus celidotus isolate fNotCel1 chromosome 1, fNotCel1.pri, whole genome shotgun sequence genomic region, the following are encoded:
- the LOC117814589 gene encoding rootletin-like isoform X1: MGDRWANSHQLIYRGETTNQTGKWIHCVRQQKRLEESVLSEEKRLTVRGPSPDAPPTCIPARVREIVTKNLNDSAGAMSSVMSIQEENRVLQGELSRLEDLLAHSRADRDELAIKYGAISERLETALRFETGDGDHDSPESRSLAQQNVDLRRRLDEEQAAYKRKLTAYQEGQQRQAQLVQKLQAKVLQYKKRCGDLEQMLQDKSSELEKQRPRSETSNGSNQDESCSNLEDSLIRLEEEQQRSSSLSAVNAMLREQLEQAGLANEALSQDIRRLTADWTKAREELEQKESDWRREEESFHSYFSREHSRLLTLWRQVVGFRRHICELKSATERDLSDMRNELSRASHTAQVSCADVSAMLSSREGGAALALDREKALRVQLEEQLRERLSEMMNFQTRTDSERSELNVRLSDSVREGERLKGLIEERDQEMMVLMRRLEEQKGNNNSDVQVLRAHTETLCDTLRDIAQTVCSDGESSSEADQDNTSSALMSLIRGSSSCRSPSPRRSTSPTRPSSSLAPISEAALSALRSAVTNKTVQLQDVRGRLLSNQSSLQQLRKQLSETELVKKDAEQRNQALQRERDAAQRERDTTQREKERLKQERDTLASEKASLEKGAQAAQSSCRALQMDCEKLQLTAAFTQRERDHEREEKEAAIQERDRAKAETQRIQKQWDQSENRASAQRGELSAVRETHQQGEVERQLLEGEKAQLSEALARVESSNAELSLLLNKMQSEDAALRDSLAKMGSMNEGLVQDKADLNTYIHQLEEEKALLQIQRREAEQEKLTLRDELVRLEQERLELDSTRISLHNTLQDSEQSRTGMEEELLGLRAERMKMQEQVTQLCAEVTSLGSELNFAREEGQRSEVALEEAGRSRAELARDKAALVVQLTASERENTVMSEELAAFRSERESLETSLFEVQQQLIQVESRREQLEMENQNLRVRCETSAAELRRVRSDEENLLAQAEREKHALTQSLNAAQLEAQQALRKTISEHQEEVERLVSEKDTLQRSLLMEHEATLKKLRQEAEEQLHRAEREREELQDELRSLQHDRDQSLLQAETEKQQALSLREAEKALLCDRVSSLQAELSAAVMEVEQMSREAAHYKEQEQIRVDALSSELQELRSQLEDAASLQERELQTSQQSCADLQSRADVALKELDQCRASLSASEESRDQLKRDVLDMERRLNQAQEAAEKSRREGADLRRSVGDVTKEREAFSQSNCQLRDSLRSAESERISLKRQCEEKEQRLAVLEENFSSAQKEGIELRSCLREVERSRLEARRELQELRRQLKVLDGEKDQKEMEAAELLARLTLEEQKEEERGKDVIGIKQKLNKAETARDSLKRELSMTVKRLEESELGWRCCEKELSAQLQEARGCEKKLQDEAKNLALRAQAAQDSAAQCSLQLSEAQGRLAATEAELNRSEAGRRDLEFRLGSIQSALTRTLGIGASGRGGRGRSPGASSASPCTLSRHQSISPLRASLSPPKDLRVSTPDVTLGSVSPERGDTPLPLPQPELDPDTLRSDLRDFLQELREAQRDRDDTRRQLGGLQRELEELMDDRDTAQSRLATLQNVLQENQEEKRGLDERLNTTLIMLQQQEEAVRRGDRERRTLTDRVKDLERALQTAETDKKNTQEQLNKQRAAEMRLEAERKRLREALEAAEARATRVELGRRSLEGELQRLKLSLGDREAESQTSQERHDSLLKKVAEGEARVSLLQREVERLSQALLKAQEGENSLKEKTSVLKKSLQEAATAHSSTQSRLAALQNTLSVAEQDKRFLQEKTEETRSSVTEGKRNISALTEHVQSLQSELSQSELRREEQETELNNFQEALRQRSASLAEAQRSAQSAQTERAAVEERLRGLQRAVAMLEAEKKDAERQAVRLEKDKNALRNTLDKVERQKLKTEEGSMRLSAEKSRLDRSLNTSEQELQESQQQILMLQTQLAEMEQSNNLCESLVKQRDEAQRESERLRSSYRDMERTLGTRERAHRHRVKGLEEQVSTLKEQLQQEMKRRQPSLPSTLLSTGN, encoded by the exons ATGGGGGACCGGTGGGCTAACTCTCATCAGTTAATCTATCGAGGTGAGACCACAAATCAGACAGGGAAGTGGATTCACTGCGTCCGACAACAAAAG AGACTGGAGGAGAGTGTTTTATCTGAGGAGAAGAGGCTGACAGTCCGGGGCCCTTCACCAGATGCCCCCCCTACATGTATACCAGCAAGAGTACGAGAGATTGTCACAAAGAACCTCAACGACAGCG CTGGAGCCATGTCCTCGGTCATGTCCATCCAGGAGGAGAACCGGGTGCTGCAGGGAGAGCTGTCTAGGCTGGAGGACCTGCTGGCGCATAGCCGAGCGGACCGGGATGAGCTCGCCATCAAGTACGGTGCAATTAGTGAGAGG CTGGAGACAGCACTACGTTTTGAGACAGGTGACGGAGACCATGATTCACCTGAGTCCCGCAGCCTGGCGCAGCAGAATGTGGATTTACGGCGGCGGCTGGATGAGGAACAGGCGGCCTACAAGCGAAAACTCACTGCCTACCAGGAGGGTCAGCAGAGGCAGGCACAGCTTGTCCAGAAGTTACAGGCCAAG GTGCTTCAATATAAAAAACGGTGTGGGGATCTGGAGCAGATGCTGCAGGATAAGTCTTCAGAGCTGGAAAAACAAAGGCCGAGG AGTGAAACATCAAACGGGAGCAATCAAGATGAATCATGCAGCAACCTTGAAGATTCTTTAATTCGTCTGGAGGAAGAACAACAAAG AAGTAGCAGTCTCTCTGCGGTGAATGCCATGCTGAGGGAGCAGTTGGAGCAGGCCGGCTTGGCCAATGAGGCTCTCAGCCAGGACATTCGCAGGCTCACTGCTGATTGGACCAAAGCCAGAGAGGAACTGGAACAAAAGGAGTCTGactggaggagagaagaggag TCTTTCCACAGTTATTTTAGCAGAGAGCATAGCCGGCTGCTGACGCTGTGGCGACAGGTGGTCGGGTTTCGGAGACATATCTGTGAACTAAAGAGCGCCACTGAAAG GGACTTGTCAGACATGCGTAACGAACTGTCTCGGGCGTCACACACCGCTCAGGTGTCCTGCGCTGATGTGTCTGCCATGCTGAGCAGCCGGGAGGGTGGAGCAGCTCTGGCCCTGGATCGGGAGAAGGCTCTGCGAGTTcagctggaggagcagctgaGAGAACGCTTGTCAGAGATGATGAATTTTCAGACCAGGACAGACTCAGAGAGAAGTGAGCTCAACGTCAG GTTGTCGGATTCGGTGCGAGAGGGGGAGAGACTGAAGGGCCTAATTGAAGAGAGAGACCAAGAAATGATGGTGCTGATGAGGAGGCTGGAG GAGCAGAAAGGTAATAATAATTCTGACGTGCAAGTGCTGAGAGCTCACACTGAGACACTGTGTGACACCCTACGAGACATTGCTCAG ACGGTTTGCTCAGATGGAGAGTCATCATCCGAGGCAGACCAAGACAACACCAGCTCTGCTCTGATGTCGTTGATCCGCGGCTCCTCCTCTTGCCGCTCCCCCTCTCCTCGCAGGTCCACCTCCCCTACTCGGCCCTCCTCCTCGCTGGCTCCCATTTCTGAAGCAGCACTGTCTGCCCTGCGCTCTGCAGTCACAAACAAGACTGTCCAGCTGCAG GATGTTCGAGGCCGTCTGCTTTCCAACCAGTCTTCATTGCAACAGCTTCGTAAACAGCTGTCAGAGACTGAGTTGGTCAAAAAAGATGCAGAACAACGTAACcaagctctgcagagagagagggatgcagcacagagagagagggataccacacagagagagaaggaacgTTTGAAGCAGGAGAGAGACACCCTGGCCAG TGAGAAGGCGAGCTTGGAGAAGGGTGCGCAGGCCGCTCAGAGCAGCTGTCGGGCCCTGCAGATGGACTGTGAGAAGCTTCAGCTGACTGCGGCGTTCACACAGCGTGAGCGAGATCacgagagggaggagaaggaagcGGCCATTCAGGAGCGAGACCGGGCCAAGGCAGAGACTCAGAGGAT TCAGAAGCAGTGGGATCAGAGCGAGAACCGAGCCTCTGCCCAGCGTGGAGAGTTGTCTGCAGTGAGGGAGACTCACCAGcagggagaggtggagaggcAGCTGCTTGAGGGAGAGAAAGCCCAACTCTCTGAAGCTCTCGCTCGG GTTGAAAGCAGTAACGCTGAGCTCTCCCTGCTGCTGAACAAAATGCAGTCTGAGGATGCAGCTCTCAGAGATTCTCTGGCTAAGATGGGAAGCATGAACGAGGGCCTGGTCCAGGACAAAGCTGACCTGAACACCTACATCCACCAG ctggaggaagagaaggCCCTTCTGCAAATTCAAAGACGAGAAGCGGAGCAGGAGAAGTTGACCCTCAGGGATGAGCTGGTCCGGTTGGAGCAGGAACGGCTGGAGCTGGACTCAACCCGTATCTCACTGCACAATACACTGCAGGACTCTGAGCAGAGCAGGACCGGGATGGAGGAAGAGCTGCTGGGTCTCAGGGCCGAGAGAATGAAGATGCAGGAGCAAGTCACACAA CTTTGTGCTGAGGTGACCTCTCTGGGATCAGAGTTGAATTTTGCCCGAGAAGAGGGCCAGCGGAGTGAGGTGGCTTTAGAGGAAGCCGGCCGCAGTCGTGCAGAACTGGCTCGAGACAAAGCAGCACTGGTGGTCCAGCTGACGGCGTcagagagggaaaacacagtGATGTCAGAGGAGCTGGCAGCTTTCAG GTCAGAGAGGGAGTCCCTGGAGACCAGCCTGTTTGAGGTGCAGCAGCAGCTTATTCAAGTGGAGTCTCGTAGAGAGCAGCTGGAGATGGAGAACCAAAACCTTAGAGTCCGCTGTGAGACTTCAGCAG CTGAACTGCGGCGAGTTCGTTCAGATGAGGAGAATCTTTTGGCCCAGGCTGAGAGGGAGAAACACGCTCTGACTCAGAGTCTAAATGCTGCACAGCTGGAGGCCCAACAGGCTTTACGCAAGACCATCTCCGAACatcaggaggaggtggagcggCTGGTCTCAGAAAAG GATACCTTGCAGCGCAGTCTGCTGATGGAGCATGAGGCCACTCTGAAGAAGCTCAGGCAGGAGGCGGAGgagcagctccacagagcggagagagaaagagaagagctgCAGGATGAACTGAGGAGCCTCCAGCATGACAGAGATCAGAGTCTGCTGCAGGCAGAGACCGAGAAACAACAG GCCCTCTCCCTGAGGGAGGCAGAGAAAGCACTGTTGTGTGACAGGGTGTcatctctgcaggctgagcttTCAGCTGCAGTCATGGAGGTTGAGCAGATGTCAAGAGAAGCAGCACATTACAAAGAGCAGGAGCAG ATCAGAGTTGATGCTCTGTCCAGCGAGCTACAGGAGCTTCGCTCTCAGCTGGAGGATGCAGCTTCTCTTCAAGAGAGGGAACTCCAGACTTCACAGCAGAGCTGTGCTGATCTTCAGTCGCGTGCTGATGTCGCTCTAAAAGAG CTGGACCAGTGCAGAGCTTCTCTCTCTGCTAGTGAGGAAAGTCGAGACCAGCTCAAGCGGGATGTGTTGGACATGGAGCGACGTCTGAACCAAGCTCAGGAAGCAGCAGAAAAGTCCAGAAGAGAGGGGGCAGACCTGCGACGCAGCGTGGGCGACGTCACCAAAGAGAGAGAAGCTTTCAGCCAATCAAACTGCCAGTTGAGAGACAGTCTGCGAAGTGCAGAGTCAGAGAGGATCAG tttgAAACGACAGTGTGAGGAGAAGGAGCAGAGGCTGGCTGTGCTGGAGGAGAATTTCTCATCTGCTCAGAAGGAAGGGATTGAGCTGCGAAGCTGTCTGAGGGAAGTTGAAAGGTCAAGACTGGAAGCTCGACGTGAACTCCAGGAACTCCGCAGACAG CTGAAGGTTCTGGATGGAGAGAAGGATCAGAAAGAGATGGAGGCTGCAGAACTACTGGCTCGCCTGACACTGgaggagcagaaagaggaggagagagggaaagatgtTATCGGTATTAAACAAAAGTTAAACAAAGCTGAAACAGCTCGAGACTCCCTCAAGAGAGAG CTTTCAATGACAGTGAAGCGTCTGGAGGAGTCCGAGCTGGGCTGGCGCTGCTGTGAGAAAGAACTGAGTGCTCAGCTGCAGGAGGCGCGTGGCTGTGAGAAGAAGCTGCAGGATGAGGCCAAGAACCTGGCACTGCGCGCTCAGGCAGCTCAGGACTCTGCTGCTCAGTGCAGCCTGCAGCTGAGTGAGGCTCAGGGGCGCCTGGCTGCCACAGAGGCTGAGCTTAACCGGTCTGAGGCCGGGAGGAGGGACCTCGAGTTTCGCCTCGGCAGCATTCAGTCAGCGCTGACACGGACGCTGGGCATCGGAGCAAGCGGGAGAGGAGGCAGGGGGAGGAGCCCAGGAGCAAGCTCTGCATCGCCGTGCACTTTATCACGCCACCAGAGCATCTCACCCCTGCGTGCATCATTGTCCCCCCCTAAAG ATCTTAGAGTGAGCACCCCTGACGTCACTTTAGGCTCAGTGTCTCCCGAAAGAGGGGACACACCGCTGCCTCTCCCTCAGCCTGAGCTGGACCCTGACACACTGCGGAGTGACCTGAGAGACTTCCTGCAGGAGCTGCGTGAGGCACAGAGGGATCgg GATGATACTCGACGGCAGCTGGGGGGCTTGCAGAGGGAGCTGGAAGAGCTGATGGATGATCGAGACACGGCTCAGAGTCGCCTCGCTACGCTGCAAAATGTCTTACAGGAAAACCAAGAAG AAAAGCGAGGACTGGATGAGCGTCTGAACACCACACTGATTATGctccagcagcaggaggaggcagtgaggagaggagacagagagaggaggactctgaccgACAGGGTGAAGGATTTAGAGCGAGCGCTGCAGACCGCTGAGacggataaaaaaaacacacag GAGCAGTTAAATAAGCAGCGCGCTGCAGAGATGCGtctggaggcagagaggaaacGTCTGCGGGAGGCGCTGGAGGCAGCTGAAGCCCGGGCCACCAGGGTGGAGCTGGGGAGGCGCAGTCTGGAGGGGGAGCTGCAGAGACTCAAATTGAGTCTTGGCGACAGGGAGGCTGAGAGCCAGACCTCCCAGGAGCGCCACGACTCTCTGCTGAAAAAG GTGGCAGAAGGAGAGGCCCGTGTGTCTCTGCtacagagagaggtggagaggctAAGCCAGGCTCTGCTCAAAGCTCAGGAAGGTGAAAATTCACTCAAAGAGAAGACCTCTGTCCTGAAAAAGAGCCTCCAGGAGGCAGCGACCGCTCACAGCAGCACACAGAGTCGTCTGGCCGCTCTGCAGAATACGCTGAGTGTGGCTGAACAGGACAAACGCTTTCTACAG GAAAAAACGGAAGAAACCCGGTCTTCGGTAACAGAGGGGAAGAGAAACATCTCCGCTCTCACTGAACATGTGCAGAGCTTGCAGAGTGAGCTGAGCCAGAGTGAGCTGAGAAGAGAGGAACAAGAGACTGAGCTCAACAACTTTCAAGAG GCTCTTCGTCAGCGCTCAGCCAGCCTCGCAGAGGCTCAGCGCAGTGCTCAGTCCGCTCAGACAGAGCGGGCTGCTGTGGAGGAGCGACTGCGTGGGCTGCAACGTGCTGTCGCCATGCTGGAGGCTGAGAAAAAAGATGCAGAAAGACAGGCAGTGAGGctggaaaaagacaaaaacgcTCTGAGGAATACACTGGATAAG GTCGAACGTCAGAAGCTGAAGACGGAGGAGGGCAGCATGCGGctgtctgcagagaaaagcCGCCTGGATCGCTCTCTGAACACCAGCgagcaggagctgcaggaatcaCAGCAACAGATACTGATGCTGCAG ACTCAGCTGGCTGAGATGGAGCAGTCCAACAATCTTTGTGAGAGTTTGGTGAAGCAGCGTGACGAGGCCCAGCGGGAGTCAGAGAGACTGAGGAGCAGCTACAGGGACATGGAGCGAACACTAGGCACCAGAGAGCGCGCTCACCGACACAGAGTCAAAGGCCTGGAGGAGCAG GTGTCCACTCTGAAGGAGCAGCTGCAACAAGAGATGAAACGGAGGCAACCTTCTCTTCCATCCACCTTGTTGTCAACAGGAAACTGA